Proteins encoded within one genomic window of Rubidibacter lacunae KORDI 51-2:
- a CDS encoding CPBP family intramembrane glutamic endopeptidase: MELSEYGVLRSPTTVGSVAVGLALGAAGTIATALVRTTCGWAQWQPTQVRSLVVVAPLLLLVALGVGAAEELVFRGFFYTTVLSTSSVAIALGTTSAVFSLSHLLWDGREGIAQLPGLTLMGIVLVLARWSNGGSLGLAVGLHAGWVWGLACLDSSAIAVETDRAPRWATGGVRQPLAGALGIICLLLTGACLGCWLVIHRIPDVLI; this comes from the coding sequence GTGGAACTGTCAGAGTACGGCGTGTTGCGATCGCCAACGACGGTAGGGTCAGTTGCAGTCGGTCTCGCACTCGGGGCAGCCGGGACGATCGCAACTGCGCTCGTGCGGACGACATGTGGGTGGGCGCAGTGGCAGCCAACCCAGGTGCGATCGCTAGTGGTTGTGGCGCCCTTATTACTGCTGGTAGCACTCGGCGTAGGTGCTGCTGAGGAGCTAGTGTTTCGCGGTTTCTTCTACACGACAGTACTAAGTACGTCTTCGGTCGCGATCGCATTGGGGACGACTAGCGCAGTGTTTTCGCTGTCACATTTACTCTGGGACGGTCGGGAAGGGATCGCACAGCTACCTGGGTTAACTCTTATGGGGATTGTGTTGGTGCTAGCGCGCTGGAGTAACGGGGGCTCGCTCGGGTTGGCAGTCGGACTGCACGCCGGTTGGGTGTGGGGATTAGCTTGTCTCGACAGCAGTGCCATCGCAGTCGAAACCGATCGCGCCCCACGATGGGCGACGGGTGGTGTGAGGCAACCGCTGGCCGGCGCGCTCGGCATTATTTGCTTGCTGCTGACCGGTGCCTGCCTGGGCTGCTGGCTGGTGATTCATCGCATCCCAGATGTTCTGATTTAG
- a CDS encoding AbrB family transcriptional regulator — protein MTEAPTPLTGRALLQKVKELAHLPRRETARRCGYYTVTKNNQVRVNLTDFYDAVLAAKGVPLDPEGSKDGRGREPTYRVSVHKNGQIVIGSTYTEAMGLKPGDEFEIKLGYKHIRLVHIEGDGSLMENGKADEDE, from the coding sequence ATGACAGAAGCACCCACCCCGCTAACAGGAAGAGCGCTGCTTCAAAAAGTAAAAGAGCTCGCTCACCTGCCGCGCCGGGAAACAGCCCGCCGCTGCGGTTACTACACGGTAACCAAGAATAATCAGGTGCGCGTTAACCTGACCGATTTTTACGATGCCGTCCTTGCCGCTAAGGGTGTTCCACTCGATCCCGAAGGATCGAAGGACGGTCGCGGTCGCGAGCCGACATACCGGGTCAGCGTTCACAAGAACGGTCAGATCGTGATCGGTTCTACATACACTGAAGCAATGGGACTCAAGCCGGGGGATGAGTTCGAGATCAAGCTCGGCTATAAGCACATCCGTTTGGTGCACATCGAAGGCGATGGTAGCTTAATGGAAAACGGAAAGGCTGACGAGGACGAATAA
- a CDS encoding succinate dehydrogenase/fumarate reductase iron-sulfur subunit: MDVRFEILRQGQNAAPQVQSYSLQADPEQTVLDCLNRIKWEQDGSLAFRKNCRNTICGSCGMRIDGRSGLACQEKLASVLARQQSSQQADRTLERENRLPTIAIAPLGNLPVIRDLVVDMQPFWDDLEAVDPYVSTGSRSVPEREFLQTPEQRSRLDATGNCIMCGACYSECNAKLVAPNFVGPHALAKARRMTADSRDARVEERLEECNEGTGGVWGCTRCYMCNEVCPMGVAPMDRIGEIKQEILARKDASASRSIRHRKVLVELVGRGGWIDERKFGLAVVGNGFRDVAGLASLVPLGLRMLASGKFPLLFEPSQGASEVRALIETVRTQSDLPSATPDDK; encoded by the coding sequence ATGGACGTTCGGTTTGAAATCCTGCGCCAAGGGCAAAACGCTGCCCCACAGGTCCAGTCCTATTCTCTGCAAGCCGATCCCGAGCAAACAGTTCTGGATTGTCTGAATCGGATCAAGTGGGAGCAAGATGGCAGCCTTGCCTTTCGTAAAAACTGCCGCAACACGATCTGCGGTAGCTGTGGCATGCGGATAGACGGCCGCTCCGGTCTGGCCTGTCAAGAAAAACTAGCAAGCGTGCTGGCTCGACAGCAGTCGAGTCAGCAAGCGGACCGAACTTTGGAACGGGAAAACCGCTTGCCGACTATCGCGATCGCACCGCTCGGTAATCTACCAGTCATCCGCGATTTAGTAGTGGATATGCAACCGTTTTGGGACGATCTTGAAGCAGTCGATCCCTATGTCAGCACGGGCAGCCGGTCGGTCCCCGAGCGCGAATTTTTGCAAACTCCCGAGCAGCGATCGCGCTTGGATGCAACGGGGAACTGCATCATGTGTGGGGCATGCTATTCCGAGTGCAATGCCAAGTTGGTTGCACCGAATTTTGTCGGCCCGCACGCATTAGCTAAGGCAAGACGCATGACGGCTGATTCGCGCGACGCCCGCGTGGAAGAACGGCTGGAAGAATGCAATGAAGGGACTGGCGGCGTGTGGGGTTGTACGCGCTGCTATATGTGCAATGAAGTTTGTCCAATGGGCGTTGCACCGATGGATCGTATCGGCGAAATCAAGCAGGAGATCTTGGCTCGCAAAGATGCAAGTGCCAGCCGTTCGATCCGCCATCGCAAGGTACTGGTGGAATTGGTTGGGAGAGGCGGTTGGATCGACGAACGGAAGTTTGGGTTGGCAGTTGTTGGAAACGGATTTCGCGATGTCGCAGGACTGGCAAGTTTGGTGCCCTTGGGATTGCGAATGCTAGCAAGCGGCAAATTCCCTCTTCTCTTTGAACCGTCACAGGGAGCCTCAGAAGTCCGCGCGCTGATCGAGACGGTTCGTACTCAGTCCGACCTGCCATCCGCAACCCCAGACGATAAATAG
- a CDS encoding VOC family protein: MNVLNCQHVALLVSNLERADRFYGRVLGLPCVPRPLNFSGVWYQIGTLQLHLIVRDDYVQPLENPEKWGRNPHLALAVDDLDAARTRLFEYGYEVKPSASGRAALFVRDPDGNIVELALAREPLSTTASTNSRARPQTSA, translated from the coding sequence ATGAATGTCCTAAACTGCCAGCACGTCGCGCTTTTAGTCAGCAACCTGGAACGCGCAGATAGGTTTTATGGCCGCGTTTTGGGGTTGCCTTGCGTTCCGCGCCCGTTGAATTTCTCCGGTGTTTGGTACCAAATCGGTACGTTGCAACTGCACCTTATCGTTCGCGATGACTACGTGCAACCGCTGGAAAACCCCGAAAAATGGGGTCGCAATCCGCATTTAGCGTTGGCAGTGGATGACCTGGATGCCGCACGCACGCGGTTGTTTGAATACGGTTACGAGGTAAAACCGAGTGCATCGGGGCGGGCCGCTTTGTTCGTTCGCGACCCCGACGGTAATATTGTCGAACTTGCTCTGGCTCGCGAGCCGCTATCGACGACGGCGTCAACCAATTCACGCGCTCGTCCCCAAACTTCAGCATGA
- a CDS encoding recombinase family protein, with product MKAIAYSYRDPLLDSSTQSVLPSTQEIEIAGLYEDWGERSAWQQVLAACDCEPPACVLVRSPSELGTSAAEVDAAIAQLTLRGVALALLEPDGTVRKLPLGDRATRAAIAQWQDEQKRQQLLRGHARRRLQAQPPPGKAPYGYRRGRDRYGLDRSTAPVVKEFCDRFLLYGSLRGAVRYLEAKFGKKISVATGRRWLTHPVYRGDLLYKTGEIVPDAHIAILSRDEAAQIDRLMKRNRRLPPRAASAPHSLAGLVICSTCKQGLGIARVKGRNRQQAYLYLRAARCPRQPTCRSLPYQAVLDRAIVKICEELPPAIAQLQSPDTAALQVAIAAQVERKQQALAQLPVLEQQEILDADTAALRRARLHAEIAALYDRRAQLPPPNLSAIAREVALPQFWYDLSETERRFYLREFLRHIEVLRPESGVWELRLAFVF from the coding sequence ATGAAGGCAATCGCCTACAGCTACCGCGACCCCCTACTAGACAGTTCGACCCAGTCGGTACTCCCATCGACCCAAGAGATTGAGATTGCCGGTCTATACGAGGATTGGGGCGAGCGTTCGGCGTGGCAGCAGGTGTTGGCAGCTTGCGACTGCGAGCCCCCCGCTTGCGTGCTAGTTCGTTCCCCGAGCGAACTCGGAACGTCCGCTGCCGAAGTTGACGCCGCGATCGCGCAGTTGACCCTCCGCGGAGTAGCGCTAGCCCTTTTGGAGCCGGACGGAACGGTCCGCAAGCTGCCGCTTGGCGACAGGGCAACGCGCGCGGCGATCGCCCAGTGGCAGGACGAGCAAAAACGCCAGCAGCTCCTCCGGGGACATGCGCGCCGCCGCTTGCAAGCACAGCCGCCGCCAGGGAAAGCGCCTTACGGTTACCGACGTGGACGCGATCGCTACGGACTCGATCGCAGCACGGCTCCGGTCGTTAAGGAATTTTGCGATCGCTTCTTGCTATATGGATCGCTACGCGGTGCGGTGCGCTACCTGGAAGCTAAGTTCGGCAAAAAAATCTCCGTAGCAACTGGGCGGCGCTGGCTAACGCATCCGGTGTACCGCGGCGATCTACTTTACAAAACCGGCGAGATCGTCCCGGACGCCCACATTGCAATTTTGTCGCGCGACGAGGCCGCGCAAATCGATCGTCTCATGAAGCGCAATCGCCGCCTGCCGCCGCGCGCTGCTAGCGCTCCCCACTCACTAGCGGGTTTGGTGATCTGTTCCACCTGCAAGCAAGGACTCGGCATTGCTCGAGTCAAGGGACGCAACCGCCAGCAAGCCTACCTCTATCTCAGGGCTGCCCGCTGTCCGCGGCAGCCAACGTGCCGCTCGCTGCCTTACCAAGCCGTCCTAGATCGCGCGATCGTCAAAATTTGCGAAGAGTTGCCGCCAGCTATAGCGCAGTTGCAGTCACCGGACACCGCAGCACTGCAAGTTGCGATTGCCGCTCAGGTGGAGCGCAAGCAGCAGGCGCTTGCGCAACTCCCCGTCCTCGAGCAGCAAGAGATTCTGGATGCCGACACCGCTGCCCTGCGACGCGCTCGGTTGCACGCTGAAATTGCCGCACTCTACGACCGACGCGCCCAACTACCACCGCCCAACCTGAGCGCGATCGCGCGCGAGGTAGCCCTGCCGCAGTTTTGGTACGACCTATCCGAAACCGAGCGCCGATTCTATTTGCGAGAATTTCTCCGTCATATTGAGGTACTTCGCCCCGAATCGGGCGTGTGGGAACTGCGCCTCGCATTTGTATTCTGA